The Podospora pseudocomata strain CBS 415.72m chromosome 1 map unlocalized CBS415.72m_1, whole genome shotgun sequence genome has a segment encoding these proteins:
- the OST2 gene encoding oligosaccharyltransferase complex subunit epsilon (EggNog:ENOG503P5BN; COG:I; BUSCO:EOG09265JA7) — translation MAQKRNNANRGVSPNPKTATTTSSSTTTAPLPPTPNPAAPIPGSSRPTSSHSATTTSAKTSASAPVAQTWDKVVSNLTTHYQKSTPQRTKLLDAFMAFLVVVGVLQFVYCVLAGNYPFNAFLSGFSATVGQFVLTASLRIQTTEANKKDFPAVSPERAFADYVVCSLILHFFCVNFIN, via the exons ATGGCCCAAAAACGCAACAACGCCAACCGCGGCGTCTCGCCAAACCCAAagacagccaccaccacctcttcctcaaccaccaccgcccccctccctccaacccccaaccctgcCGCTCCCATCCCAGGAAGCAGCAGACCAACATCCTCCcactccgccaccaccacctcagccaaaacctccgcctccgcgcCCGTCGCCCAGACCTGGGACAAGGTCGTCTCCAACCTGACAACCCACTACCAGAAATCCACACCCCAGCGGACGAAACTGCTCGATGCGTTTAtggccttcttggtggtggtgggggtccTGCAGTTTGTGTATTGTGTCTTGGCGGGGAATTAC CCTTTCAACGCCTTCCTCTCCGGCTTCAGCGCGACAGTCGGGCAGTTTGTTCTCACCGCGTCGTTGCGCATCCAGACCACCGAGGCGAATAAGAAGGACTTTCCGGCGGTTTCTCCCGAGAG GGCGTTTGCGGATTACGTCGTCTGCAGTTTAATCCTGCATTTCTTCTGCGTGAACTTTATCAACTAG
- a CDS encoding uncharacterized protein (COG:S; EggNog:ENOG503P5CT) gives MKPIVGAVQAWSCVVISLFALVVLGILGILFNKNHPELVGGGDDPENGPEVASTIFTAIIIYIGFIVFCGFQGLLHVRQSRRGSIAL, from the exons ATGAAGCCTATCGTCGGCGCCGTGCAGGCATGGTCTTG CGTTGTGATTTCTCTCTtcgccctcgtcgtcctcggtATTCTCGGCAttctcttcaacaagaaTCACCCAGAGCtcgtcggcggtggtgatgacccCGAGAACGGACCAGAAGTTGCCTCTACCATCTTCACTGCTATTATAATCTACATC GGGTTCATTGTCTTCTGCGGCTTCCAGGGTCTCTTGCACGTACGCCAAAGCCGACGGGGCTCGATTGCGCTATAA
- a CDS encoding uncharacterized protein (COG:U; BUSCO:EOG09262V9N; EggNog:ENOG503P0Y6), whose product MFNALNRFISRLDGDAPPQTRETHSGFGFQVLRNTNLELSIEPWFDYVVGINGRMIESSDPSLFAQEVRNCAGSSVMLGLWSAKGQRTRALHVPVPADTASLGLTLQWTPLSVVSNIWHVLDVPANSPADAAGLLPYSDYILGTPEGVLHGESGLSELVEDHIGRPLRLYVYNNEYNVTREVTIQPSRDWGGEGALGCVLGYGALHRIPAPLSEPVQAPGETLFDGSESGGGIPQFGAAPRSFSPFVPAATTATPPPPSSSADFLVPAQLLSPPPTTGGTAPPRGKKKERGHHTGPNLMDDYFKEQEKKSRELDNAPSRTASPLPPPPKTGGPPMGGPPRAGSIPPPKEGE is encoded by the exons atGTTCAACGCCCTCAACCGATTCATATCCCGTCTCGACGGTGATGCGCCTCCCCAGACAAGAGAAACCCACAGCGGTTTCGGCTTCCAAGTCCTGcgcaacaccaacctcgagCTCTCCATCGAGCCATGGTTCGACTACGTAGTCGGCATCAACGGGCGCATGATT GAATCCtccgacccctccctcttcgcccagGAAGTCCGCAACTGCGCCGGCTCCTCAGTGATGCTCGGCCTCTGGTCCGCCAAAGGCCAGCGCACACGCGCCCTCcacgtccccgtccccgccgACACCGCCTCCCTAGGCCTCACCCTCCAATGGACCCCGCTCTCCGTCGTCTCCAACATCTGGCACGTCCTCGACGTCCCCGCCAACTCCCCCGCCGACGCcgccggcctcctcccctacAGCGATTACATCCTCGGCACCCCCGAGGGCGTCCTCCACGGCGAATCCGGCCTCTCCGAGCTGGTAGAAGACCACATCGGccgccccctccgcctctACGTCTACAACAACGAATACAACGTCACGCGCGAGGTCACCATCCAGCCCTCGCGtgactggggaggagagggagctcTCGGCTGTGTCCTCGGCTATGGCGCCCTACATCGCATCCCTGCCCCTCTCAGCGAGCCAGTTCAAGCTCCCGGTGAGACTCTCTTTGATGGCAGTGAATCTGGTGGTGGCATCCCTCAGTTCGGCGCTGCCCCAAGGTCATTCTCACCTTTTGTTCCGGCGGCTACCACAGctactcctccccctccatcctcctcggcagaCTTTCTTGTCCCGGCTCAACTACTTAGCccgcctccaacaacagGCGGTACTGCACCACCCCGAggcaaaaagaaggaaaggggcCACCATACGGGACCGAATCTCATGGACGATTACTTCAAGGaacaggaaaagaagagcagAGAATTGGACAACGCGCCAAGTCGAACTGCCTCACCGTtgccacctcccccaaaaaccGGAGGGCCACCAATGGGAGGGCCGCCCAGGGCTGGAAGCATACCTCCACCCAAGGAGGGAGAGTGA
- a CDS encoding uncharacterized protein (EggNog:ENOG503Q4WS; COG:S), whose protein sequence is MATTTVPALPVPLTDLPKHLAQHPHTPVTQLFEPYRKYEAHLRESFAQDPSNELLKDPHVNVLPLFTEDTSSLNIRARNLAAESKEERSRYIMPLPKELRRPNGSPATVKDLKEFRRNFNVFSESSLVELDWSNVVAAGSSVVNCLLPVPAEYNRNKRTLREFYHEKFSPASDVDLFLYGLTEEQAIEKIKDIEARVRDSLLTETTTVRTKNAITICSQYPTRHIQIVLRIYNSVSEILTGFDIDCSGAAYDGSQVYCTPRALQSYLTQINHIDLTRRSPSYENRLSKYSHRGFEVYWPDLDRSRIDPTIFERSFQRTLGLARLLVLERLPTQGARETYTDQRRKERGRPAIDRYSRNQHKLWGNIKDEHEDEIADWALEDEVSNYHTFTIPYGTKYHAKKIEKLCYTRDLLLNAEWNQKKDREVYLHRHPAFFGRVEDVVNDCCGFCPVPTTDQEKEIAAEEEKYFVSGKISFLKDDPGRQAIGSFNPLTDDDWTEMAYVGNTARLCQAIVDGDAEHVKDWLAQEGVDPNTRDYTGRTPLHLAVMTSTPEIVRLLVDAGARLVARLADGRTALHLAASRGSVEIVQILMNKSVANEAEHEEKEEKRKKELAANKTEEDKMDVDEKEEDGSEKEEDEESDGEMIDGEDSDDEGRTTTSGFVKVGKDAAAADELALEEAEEEPDFYDVNVIAWDTPCSALHFAIMEGHCEVVKTLCQEYGADVLLPVKFLNSNKTPYGALLTLVLALVLPVPKAKEMAKILLSLGATSAQADLNGVTAFHRYVEENAESLLATLWEHDAVGTKTAINHISMRDQYSTAETALGVAIKKGNLSLILQLLDHGAVPQIDFESWLKSARQSAAIERNLGTLEGNKKMWNEMTEQPLILAINSTDPSSALELLKAGADPNVVTMESHKQMGRSWVTVVNGESALDLVNTYLIRLKEFLDKKKDVPKAPKLREDLDSWLDQYEKSSYQYAIASAEIAKLKAVHKDQMRQYEKELASTEEPEGTVEKRTAVLQAFVTLAKVKEALVEKGAKTFGELFPAYKAPDPFPDVNTPYAQAGKVVQPIVDPTRHLFHLQNVFDVTDKRLPAYISLFEAAWSGDLDKIKKLCLTSWDEEQTEAPLKIALYDNKGNSPFSLAYFRGHHDVAKAILEIAQAQYTPREKPEAEYKMHVNDTYEDDCSMDDSDNESVCSGGSGPDIYRHIVGGEFTIENIGEVSMKVKSHTKPSEILHRNYPKPGEKGRQYGLLSRAVFNNDMQALKFVLGLAERFAADGGAEDKQTFYPFPDSVFKLAIQKGHTELLAEIIKRTGAGLPLENLVKNTGVEIAEKPTYYQGLTVYGKKRKDWATQGRNSAPGARGLESSPLLLAAQSAQIASVEWFLSDAPLRHYLSFCKSKAAREDVRIKHLGQQKGGFEGAISKWLTDNSDLAIHAAVYTRPTQKSIDLVEYLLKVRPESIDSKDRNGATPLMAACRLGRVEIAKLLVEAGADQKTKDANFDNLLHAALRWKPTREQLKPLLDLLGRDLLVRMLKERNNLKTEGHTPLHTWLLHFTHYTNQYAYKSLADAAAVFNLVADLSPDATRQALRMLDGAGNTPLHSLLMGDTEHGLIGFLLNFEPSLLLVENAVGRTPAELIHEKFVSSKVKVENQPQQNYYWYNRHAHTADALAVRNIHTADPRIFVNQGVCAQSAAKHAEINLAKTFFLCKDYLARMENPKRSLVSLHAANMVSQRLGKEYERGRYKYDLGQVVKGVEDVALVAGSDDEQEEQQKKQERTQWLWEHVVSQGYEDSSKGWLETDGKEGAGREWVAPRCVSCQRFHGWGEALQRRESVVPVMN, encoded by the exons atggccaccaccactgtcCCGGCCCTGCCTGTTCCCCTTACGGACCTTCCCAAACACCTTGCTCAGCACCCACACACGCCTGTCACACAGCTCTTTGAGCCATACCGCAAGTATGAGGCTCACCTCCGTGAGTCTTTTGCCCAGGACCCTTCCAATGAGCTCTTGAAGGACCCTCACGTCAACGTCCTTCCTCTTTTCACTGAGGATACCTCCAGCCTCAACATCAGAGCCCGCAATCTGGCGGCCGAGTCCAAGGAGGAGCGTTCCAGATACATCATGCCCCTGCCCAAGGAGCTACGAAGGCCCAATGGCTCACCAGCGACTGTCAAGGACCTCAAGGAGTTCCGCCGCAACTTCAATGTCTTTTCTGAATCTTCGCTCGTTGAGCTTGACTGGAGCAACGTTGTTGCCGCCGGCTCATCAGTGGTGAACTGCTTGTTGCCAGTGCCTGCTGAATACAACCGCAACAAGAGAACGCTTCGCGAGTTCTACCACGAGAAGTTCTCACCTGCGTCAGATGTCGATCTTTTTCTTTACGGTCTCACCGAGGAGCAGGCCAttgagaagatcaaggataTTGAGGCCCGAGTCCGCGATTCTCTTCTTACCGAGACTACCACGGTCAGGACCAAGAACGCGATTACTATTTGCAGCCAATACCCCACTCGCCATATTCAGATCGTTCTTCGAATTTACAACTCGGTTTCTGAGATTTTGACGGGATTCGACATTGATTGCTCGGGGGCTGCGTATGATGGCAGCCAGGTCTACTGCACTCCACGTGCTCTTCAGTCTTACCTGACCCAGATCAACCACATTGATCTGACTCGGCGCAGCCCTTCCTATGAGAATCGCCTTTCCAAGTACTCCCACAGAGGTTTCGAGGTGTATTGGCCAGACCTCGACCGGTCCCGCATCGACCCAACCATCTTTGAGCGGAGCTTCCAGCGCACGCTTGGGTTGGCGAGGCTTCTTGTCTTGGAACGCCTCCCTACCCAAGGGGCGAGAGAGACGTACACTGATCAGCGTCGCAAGGAGCGAGGCCGGCCAGCGATTGATCGCTACAGCCGGAACCAGCACAAGCTCTGGGGCAACATCAAGGATGAGCATGAGGACGAGATTGCGGACTGGGCtcttgaggatgaggtcTCCAACTATCACACCTTCACGATTCCTTACGGCACCAAGTACCACGCCAAGAAGATTGAGAAGCTGTGCTACACGAGGGATTTGCTGCTCAACGCCGAATGGAACCAGAAGAAGGACAGGGAGGTGTATCTTCATCGCCACCCTGCCTTCTTTGGCCGGGTCGAGGACGTGGTGAACGACTGCTGCGGATTCTGCCCTGTCCCGACTACGgaccaggagaaggagattgctgccgaggaggagaagtacTTTGTGTCGGGCAAGATCTCTTTCCTCAAAGATGATCCGGGCAGACAGGCTATCGGCTCGTTCAATCCTCTGACGGATGATGACTGGACTGAGATGGCGTATGTTGGTAACACGGCTCGGCTTTGCCAGGCTAtcgttgatggtgatgctgagCATGTCAAGGACTGGCTTGCTCAGGAAGGAGTTGATCCCAATACTCGGGATTACACTGGTCGCACCCCTCTGCATCTTGCTGTCATGACGTCTACGCCGGAGATTGTTCGTCTTCTTGTCGATGCGGGTGCTAGGCTTGTCGCGCGTCTCGCTGATGGACGGACGGCTCTTCACCTTGCTGCGTCGCGTGGCAGTGTGGAGATTGTTCAGATTCTCATGAACAAGAGCGTTGCTAATGAGGCGGAGcacgaggagaaggaggagaagcgcaAGAAGGAGCTTGCTGCGAACAAGACTGAGGAGGATAAGATGGATGTCGatgagaaggaagaggacggtagcgagaaggaagaagacgaggagtCTGATGGTGAGATGATCGATGGCGAGGACTCTGACGATGAGGGCCGGACTACCACCAGTGGATTTGTCAAGGTTGGGAAGGACGCTGCCGCTGCGGATGAGCTGGCTTTGGAAGAGGCTGAAGAGGAGCCTGATTTCTACGATGTTAACGTCATCGCCTGGGACACTCCTTGCTCTGCTCTTCACTTTGCCATCATGGAGGGTCATtgtgaggttgtcaagactCTGTGCCAG GAATATGGTGCCGATGTTCTGCTGCCCGTCAAGTTCTTGAATAGCAACAAGACCCCATACGGGGCGCTGCTCACTCTTGTCCTTGCACTGGTTTTACCTGTTCCCAAGGCGAAGGAGATGGCCAAGATCCTCTTGAGTCTTGGGGCCACCTCAGCCCAGGCCGATTTGAACGGCGTTACTGCCTTCCACCGTTATGTCGAGGAGAATGCCGAGTCGTTGCTTGCCACTCTGTGGGAGCACGATGCGGTAGGGACCAAGACGgccatcaaccacatcaGCATGCGTGACCAGTATTCGACCGCAGAGACGGCTCTCGGCGTTGCTATCAAGAAAGGAAATCTTTCTTTGATTCTTCAGTTGCTCGACCATGGCGCTGTGCCTCAGATTGACTTTGAGAGCTGGCTCAAGTCGGCGAGACAGTCAGCCGCCATCGAGAGGAACCTGGGCACTTTGGAGGGCAACAAGAAGATGTGGAACGAGATGACGGAGCAGCCCCTGATTCTCGCCATCAACTCCACCGATCCCTCCTCGGCTCTCGAGCTCCTCAAGGCTGGCGCCGACCCCAACGTTGTTACGATGGAGTCTCACAAACAGATGGGCCGTTCGTGGGTCACGGTGGTTAACGGAGAATCTGCCCTCGATCTTGTGAATACCTACCTCATCCGTCTCAAGGAATTccttgacaagaagaaggatgtgCCCAAGGCCCCAAAGCTTCGTGAGGATCTTGACAGCTGGCTCGATCAGTACGAGAAGTCATCGTACCAGTATGCGATTGCCTCTGCCGAGATTGCCAAACTGAAGGCTGTACACAAGGACCAGATGAGGCAGTATGAGAAAGAGCTTGCTTCGACTGAGGAACCTGAGGGTACGGTCGAGAAGAGGACGGCAGTCTTGCAAGCGTTTGTCACGTTGGcaaaggtgaaggaggcaCTTGTTGAGAAGGGGGCAAAGACCTTCGGAGAGCTTTTCCCGGCCTACAAGGCCCCTGACCCGTTCCCTGACGTCAACACCCCGTACGCGCAAGCAGGCAAGGTTGTGCAGCCAATTGTCGACCCGACGAGGCACCTGTTCCATTTGCAGAATGTCTTTGATGTGACAGACAAGAGACTGCCTGCCTACATCTCTTT GTTCGAAGCCGCTTGGTCGGGCGATCttgacaagatcaagaagctctGCTTGACCTCGTGGGACGAAGAGCAAACCGAGGCTCCGCTCAAGATTGCCTTGTACGACAACAAGGGTAACTCTCCCTTCTCGCTGGCGTACTTCCGCGGCCATCATGATGTCGCCAAGGCGATCCTTGAGATTGCCCAGGCGCAGTACACGCCGAGGGAGAAGCCTGAGGCCGAGTACAAGATGCACGTCAATGACACTTATGAGGATGATTGCTCGATGGATGACTCGGACAACGAGTCGGTCTGCAGCGGCGGATCTGGGCCTGACATTTACAGGCATATTGTTGGCGGCGAGTTCACCATTGAAAACATAGGAGAGGTTTcgatgaaggtgaagagcCATACCAAGCCTTCTGAGATTCTGCACAGGAACTATCCCAAGCCTGGGGAGAAGGGTCGGCAGTATGGCCTGCTGTCTC GTGCTGTCTTTAACAATGACATGCAAGCGCTGAAGTTTGTTCTCGGCCTCGCTGAGCggtttgctgctgatggtggaGCTGAGGACAAGCAGACCTTTTACCCGTTCCCTGACTCTGTTTTCAAGCTGGCTATCCAGAAAGGCCACACTGAGCTGCTGGCCGAGATCATCAAGCGCACTGGTGCTGGTTTGCCTCTCGAGAACTTGGTGAAGAACACGGGTGTTGAGATCGCGGAGAAGCCGACTTACTATCAGGGATTGACCGTGTacgggaagaagagaaaggacTGGGCGACTCAGGGCCGCAACTCCGCTCCGGGAGCTCGTGGTCTTGAGAGCTCCCCTTTGTTGCTtgctgctcagtctgctcagaTTGCGAGTGTTGAGTGGTTCCTCAGTGATGCTCCGCTGAGGCACTATCTTTCGTTCTGCAAGAGCAAGGCGGCTAGGGAGGATGTTCGGATCAAGCACTTGGGACAGCAGAAGGGTGGGTTTGAGGGTGCCATTTCGAAGTGGCTGACTGACAACAGCGACTTGGCTATCCACGCTGCTGTGTACACCCGTCCAACCCAGAAGTCGATCGACTTGGTGGAATACCTGCTCAAGGTTCGCCCCGAGTCCATCGATTCCAAGGACCGCAACGGCGCTACTCCCTTGATGGCAGCTTGCAGGCTTGGTCGTGTCGAAATCGCAAAGCTTCTGGTCGAGGCCGGCGCCGATCAAAAGACCAAGGACGCCAACTTTGACAACCTCTTGCACGCCGCGCTGCGCTGGAAGCCCACTCGCGAGCAGCTCAAGCCTCTCCTGGACCTTCTCGGCCGcgacctcctcgtccgcaTGCTCAAGGAGCgcaacaacctcaagacAGAAGGCCACACCCCCTTGCACACCTGGCTCCTCCATTTCACCCACTACACCAACCAATACGCCTACAAGAGCCTCGCCGACGCAGCTGCCGTCTTCAACCTCGTGGCCGACCTCTCCCCCGACGCGACCCGCCAAGCCCTCCGCATGCTCGACGGCGCGGGCAACACGCCCCTTCACTCCCTCCTGATGGGCGACACAGAGCACGGCCTGAtcggcttcctcctcaactttgagccctcccttctcctcgtTGAAAACGCGGTAGGCCGGACCCCAGCGGAGCTCATCCACGAGAAATTTGTGTCGAGCAAAGTCAAGGTTGAGAACCAGCCACAACAAAACTACTACTGGTACAACCGCCACGCCCACACGGCCGACGCACTTGCCGTACGAAACATTCACACTGCCGACCCGAGAATATTTGTCAACCAGGGCGTCTGCGCCCAGTCGGCGGCTAAACACGCCGAGATCAACCTTGCAAAGACTTTCTTCCTCTGCAAGGATTATCTTGCTAGAATGGAGAACCCCAAGCGCAGCCTGGTAAGCTTGCACGCGGCGAATATGGTTTCGCAGAGGTTGGGCAAGGAGTatgagagggggaggtacAAGTATGATCTTGGGCAGGTTgtcaagggggtggaggatgttgctcttgttgcgggaagtgatgatgagcaggaggagcagcagaagaagcaggagaggACGCAGTGGTTGTGGGAGCATGTTGTTTCGCAGGGGTACGAGgacagcagcaaggggtggttggagacggatgggaaggagggggcggggagggagtgggtggcGCCAAGGTGTGTGAGTTGTCAGAGGTTTCATGGCTGGGGGGAGGCGCtgcagaggagggagtcGGTGGTGCCGGTCATGAACTGA
- a CDS encoding uncharacterized protein (EggNog:ENOG503P38V; COG:S), translating to MASMLEALHPYPQDRLHLRLHRARSVVLTSQELVEIRAAQRTFEGAYMRTALSQFSFALVILKIFTSEFYPIGALFACYGTAIMLVAIYRRYEGNRQFFDSVESEDESSSGEENDPATPTGLTVRGRRRTLVVKKKFRTSGNSVALLVLLSFMCYVALMVLLWKLTG from the exons ATGGCGTCCATGCTCGAG GCCCTCCATCCTTACCCCCAGGACCGGCTCCATCTGCGTCTTCACCGCGCACGATCAGTCGTGCTGACGAGTCAAGA GCTGGTGGAAATCCGCGCTGCCCAACGAACCTTTGAGGGTGCCTATATGCGCACGGCTCTATCACAGTTCTCCTTTGCGCTAGTCATCCTCAAGATTTTCACCTCGGAGTTCTACCCCATAGGAGCCTTATTCGCTTGTTATGGTACGGCTATCATGCTAGTCGCCATCTACCGGCGGTACGAAGGCAACCGTCAGTTCTTTGATTCGGTCGAGAGCGAAGACGAAAGTAGTAGCGGCGAAGAAAACGATccagcaaccccaacagGCCTTACCGTACGGGGGCGAAGAAGGACCCTCGTTGTCAAGAAGAAATTCCGGACCAGCGGTAACAGCGTAGCGTTGCTCGTTTTGTTGAGCTTCATGTGCTACGTtgcgttgatggtgttgttgtggaaGCTCACAGGTTGA
- the tgs1 gene encoding putative diacylglycerol O-acyltransferase tgs1 (EggNog:ENOG503P0ET; COG:S; BUSCO:EOG0926306O) gives MGQEQSVTERDKASPSPSVVVGSTLPRSPTKHAGTALNTKIQPHTNRVTKKRPQIIKKYTRERKTIPFGGIPIPHRPPFEPEPKQTAMSIMKPVVGKLPLTDECLHYDDVCEVPQNLQKYFHQRYSIFKFYDYDIRLTNDAWFGITPEPLALRLANDLPSHLYSTPRRTTIVDLFGGAGGNTIAFALSEKWEHVISIERDASTLACAQHNAEVYGVSGYITFIHGDCLEFLDRLKHHPETLDLSLREKCDMSQTVLFASPPWGGVDYKEQDVFDLSTMEPYNLEVLHKACSPMEHALYLPRTSDLRQIAKLAPKGEKIEVVQYCMDGASKAMVALIPEATPELT, from the exons ATGGGCCAAGAACAGTCTGTGACTGAGCGCGACAAGGCGTCACCAAGTCCAAGTGTAGTGGTAGGCTCCACACTGCCGCGTTCACCAACCAAACACGCTGGAACAGCACTCAACACCAAAATTCAACCTCACACCAACAGGGTCACCAAGAAACGTCCTCAGATAATCAAAAAATAtacgagagagagaaaaacgaTCCCATTTGGCGGCATACCCATCCCTCACCGACCCCCATTTGAGCCAGAGCCCAAACAGACCGCCATGTCCATCATGAAACCCGTCGTTGGCAAACTGCCACTCACAGATGAATGTCTTCACTACGATGATGTGTGTGAGGTGCCGCAAAATCTTCAAAA ATATTTCCACCAGCGCTACTCAATATTCAAATTCTATGACTATGACATCCGCCTCACAAACGATGCTTGGTTTGGCATCACCCCAGAACCCCTAGCCTTGAGGCTCGCCAACGACCTGCCTTCACATCTCTACTCCACCCCACGGCGCACGACCATAGTTGACCTCTTTGGCGGTGCTGGCGGCAACACGATCGCCTTTGCCCTCTCAGAAAAATGGGAGCATGTCATCTCCATCGAGCGCGATGCCTCCACTCTCGCATGCGCCCAACACAACGCTGAGGTATACGGCGTCTCCGGATACATCACCTTTATCCATGGTGACTGCCTCGAATTTTTGGATCGTCTAAAGCATCACCCAGAAACACTGGATTTATCACTACGAGAAAAGTGCGATATGAGCCAGACCGTTCTGTTTGCATCGCCACCATGGGGAGGAGTGGACTATAAGGAGCAGGATGTGTTCGACCTGAGCACCATGGAGCCGTACAACCTCGAGGTACTACACAAGGCTTGCAGTCCTATGGAGCATGCTTTGTATTTGCCTAGGACGAGCGATTTGAGGCAGATTGCAAAGCTGGCTCCGAAAGGTGAGAAGATAGAAGTGGTGCAGTATTGTATGGATGGGGCGAGTAAAGCGATGGTTGCTTTGATCCCAGAAGCGACGCCGGAGTTGACTTGA